Below is a window of Alphaproteobacteria bacterium DNA.
AGTACTTCCTGCTTTTGTACATAATTATTCAATGCCATATAGCCGATAGATACAACAAAGCAATAAATGAAGAATAAATAGAAAATGGTGAAGACGCGGCCATCCTTATTTTCCTTGATACGCTTTTTAAGATGCAGCGCGAGCAGGTCGGTTGATGAATCAAACGCGGCCGCATAGGCGTTTATGACCTGCGTACTGCGTTCAAAAAATTCTTGCCCTGTAAACCGCATGGGGTCACGAATGACGGCCTGCATCAGCTCTCGGTAAAAGGCGTTGGCGGCTTCAAAATCCGCATTGTTGGGGCCATAGATTGCATCGAGCGTTTTGGTGTTCTGCACGATGTTGCTGGCGCGGCTTAAATTGTCATGCATGGTTGCCAGTTGCATTAACCGGCTTTGAATAACATCCAATTCAATGCTGTTTCGGTTGATGAGTGCTTTGGTGATGCTTCCACGTGTGATGGCGATTTCTTCGGTAATCTCCGGAATCAGGTTTACGGTAATATCGCCCAGATAATAGCTGGCCATCTCAGGATCGAGAATAAGGGTGGAGTTATCCCCCACATCGCGCATGATGGTTTTTAAATCCTTTATCTGCTGCGTGCGTTCTTCAAAAGTCTGTGGTTCACTTTTTTGAAAGCTGCTCCAGCGAAGCGGCGGCAACAAACTGCTGCCTTCCATAGTATTGATGGCTTGTCGGGTTTCATTGATGATGGCCATATTCTTTTCAAGCAGCTCAATAAAATAGCCATTGCCCTTGGCGGCTGGGGCGGAGCTGCCGCGCACATTTTCTAACGCCAGCATCAGATTATAAAGTTCACGCTGGACAGCAACGCCCTTTAATTCTTTTTGGGTAGCTTCGATGAGGCGGTTTTTATCCTCCAATAAAAAATATCCGCCCAGCACAAAGACTGCGGCGAGGGCAGAGATCAGGATAAAAGTGGCGTCACGAATGCGATTCATTCGGCATGAGACCTGTTGAATGTGCTTTATTGCGTTTTTTGGAACTTGACCATAAACTATTCGTATGACGCAACAACCTTCTATTGAACAATTTGTCGGCAATAAAATACGCGAACGACGCAAGCTCTTAAAGCTCAATCAAACCGAGCTTGCGACCATGTTAGGCATTTCCTATCAGCAAGTGCAGAAATACGAAAGCGGGGCAACAACCCTGACGCTTGGGCGGCTCATGCATATCGCGCAGATCCTGAATGTCCAGCCGAATTTCTTTTACGATGGCGCGCCAACCCCTGATGTGGCGGGGCAGCTGCCAGCGAGCGAAGTTATTACTAAAACACGCAAGCGGCCGTTGCAGGTATTGCTGATCGAAGATAATTCCAGCGATGAAATTCTTTTCAAAAACGCAGTCGAGCAATGCGGTATTGCCGCTGATATCCATTGCATGCAGCAACCCGACCGGGTGATGGATTTTTTGCAAAACCATGACACAAAATAT
It encodes the following:
- a CDS encoding ATP-binding protein, with protein sequence MNRIRDATFILISALAAVFVLGGYFLLEDKNRLIEATQKELKGVAVQRELYNLMLALENVRGSSAPAAKGNGYFIELLEKNMAIINETRQAINTMEGSSLLPPLRWSSFQKSEPQTFEERTQQIKDLKTIMRDVGDNSTLILDPEMASYYLGDITVNLIPEITEEIAITRGSITKALINRNSIELDVIQSRLMQLATMHDNLSRASNIVQNTKTLDAIYGPNNADFEAANAFYRELMQAVIRDPMRFTGQEFFERSTQVINAYAAAFDSSTDLLALHLKKRIKENKDGRVFTIFYLFFIYCFVVSIGYMALNNYVQKQEVLAARETAHILEKLEKTNNELEHFAYVASHDLKEPLRTIASFAKLLQQKYGLVFDETGKEYLNILMAASTRMQQMISALLDYARIDYEASKPEVFDCTTELKRVLENLQQPIEQSAVTITADNLPSITHHAGQFARLMQNLISNAIKYRREDIASRIHIGCEDVGYAWQFSVQDNGIGVDPAYFNKIFEPFKRLHTQQQFEGTGIGLAMCKKTVERMGGKLWLTSKPNEGSIFYFTLLKPK
- a CDS encoding response regulator: MTQQPSIEQFVGNKIRERRKLLKLNQTELATMLGISYQQVQKYESGATTLTLGRLMHIAQILNVQPNFFYDGAPTPDVAGQLPASEVITKTRKRPLQVLLIEDNSSDEILFKNAVEQCGIAADIHCMQQPDRVMDFLQNHDTKYGRARPDVIVLDLNLPKISGMELLRLIKKNQQLADIPVIILTNSIRVQEMQECYRLHAAGFIQKSIDFDEFCEDIATAMKYWAKTVILPAA